A genomic stretch from Chitinophagaceae bacterium includes:
- the crtI gene encoding phytoene desaturase codes for MRKRNAAVIGSGVAGLASAIRLAVQGFEVNVFERNAHAGGKLSSFEKDGFCFDAGPSLFTQPQNLHELFELSGEQLEDYFQYEQVDLSCKYFYENGKLVNAWADEQKLADELSAQLGEHPAAVKTYLQKSKRLYNDIGSIFLNHSLHKRATWLQKPVLKALKTVRLSHLTGTLHRFNQSKFQSPEAVQLFDRYATYNGSNPYKTPGMMSLIPPLELNEGTFYPKGGMISITNALLALAKKKGVRFHFNSPVQRIIHHQSEIKGVVVNDENFQADVVMSNADVYFTYCHLLNDTYQTKKVLKQERSCSGVIFYWGMNREFSNLHLHNIFFSQNYAAEFNSIFNLKKLFSDPTVYVNITSKMEAGQAPEGKENWFVLINAPSNVGQNWEQLRMQLKEKVIEKLNRVLGVDVAAAIETEEYLDPIRIEDQTGSYMGSLYGTSSNRKMAAFLRHPNFTSKIKGLYFCGGSVHPGGGIPLCFKSAKIATDLIKKDFSKSAHH; via the coding sequence ATGCGGAAGCGTAATGCAGCTGTTATTGGCAGCGGTGTTGCCGGGCTCGCCAGTGCAATCCGTTTGGCTGTGCAGGGTTTTGAAGTAAATGTGTTTGAACGCAATGCTCATGCCGGTGGTAAATTATCATCTTTTGAAAAAGATGGTTTTTGTTTTGATGCCGGGCCATCGTTATTTACACAGCCACAAAATTTGCATGAACTGTTTGAGCTTTCCGGTGAACAACTGGAAGATTATTTTCAATACGAGCAGGTAGATCTTTCCTGCAAATATTTTTACGAAAATGGAAAGCTGGTAAACGCATGGGCGGATGAACAAAAGTTAGCTGATGAATTAAGCGCTCAATTGGGCGAACATCCTGCTGCTGTTAAAACCTATCTGCAAAAAAGCAAACGTCTGTATAACGATATCGGCAGCATTTTCCTGAATCATTCTCTGCATAAACGGGCAACCTGGTTGCAGAAGCCGGTATTAAAAGCATTGAAAACGGTTCGCTTATCACACTTAACCGGAACATTGCACCGGTTCAATCAATCAAAATTTCAATCACCTGAAGCGGTGCAGTTATTCGACCGCTATGCAACTTACAACGGAAGCAACCCATATAAAACGCCGGGTATGATGAGTTTAATTCCACCCCTGGAATTGAATGAAGGAACTTTTTATCCAAAGGGAGGAATGATCAGTATCACCAATGCATTGCTGGCATTGGCAAAAAAGAAAGGGGTTCGGTTTCACTTCAACTCACCTGTTCAACGGATCATTCATCATCAGAGTGAAATTAAAGGCGTGGTTGTAAATGATGAAAATTTTCAAGCCGATGTGGTGATGAGCAATGCAGATGTATATTTTACGTATTGTCATTTATTGAATGATACGTATCAAACAAAAAAAGTACTGAAGCAGGAACGCAGTTGCAGTGGTGTAATTTTTTACTGGGGAATGAACAGGGAGTTTAGTAATCTGCATCTGCATAATATTTTCTTCAGCCAGAATTATGCGGCTGAGTTCAACAGTATTTTCAATCTCAAAAAATTATTCAGTGATCCTACGGTGTATGTAAATATCACTTCCAAAATGGAAGCGGGGCAGGCACCCGAGGGGAAAGAAAATTGGTTTGTACTCATCAATGCACCATCTAACGTCGGACAAAACTGGGAGCAGCTCCGCATGCAGTTAAAAGAAAAAGTAATTGAAAAATTAAACAGAGTGTTAGGTGTTGATGTGGCTGCCGCAATCGAAACAGAAGAATATCTTGATCCCATCCGCATTGAAGATCAGACAGGTTCATACATGGGTTCATTGTACGGCACCAGCAGTAATCGAAAGATGGCGGCTTTTCTTCGTCATCCTAACTTTACATCTAAAATAAAAGGCCTGTATTTCTGCGGAGGCAGTGTGCATCCCGGTGGAGGTATTCCCCTTTGTTTTAAGAGCGCTAAAATTGCAACTGATCTGATTAAAAAAGATTTTTCAAAATCCGCTCATCATTGA
- a CDS encoding glycosyltransferase, with translation MKVSIITVVYNREKTIERSIQSVLNQSYKNIEYIIIDGASKDGTMKIVDQYKERIAVVVSEKDKGMYDALNKGIKAATGDVVGILHADDEFASSFIIEKIVQHLQGNTATDAVYGDVGFIKEEQPDKIVRYYSSAIFKTSLFKWGFIPAHPTFFCYRKFFDLYGFYRTDLDIAADFDLLVRYLHQHQLRTVYIPEMLVKMNMGGKSTSGISSTLKINKEIKQILSEQQLPSSYLRLYARYFIKVLEYGRRK, from the coding sequence ATGAAGGTCTCCATCATTACTGTTGTATATAACCGTGAAAAAACAATTGAACGGTCCATACAGTCTGTACTCAATCAATCTTACAAAAACATTGAGTACATTATTATTGATGGTGCATCGAAAGATGGAACGATGAAAATCGTTGATCAGTATAAAGAAAGGATTGCCGTAGTCGTTTCCGAAAAAGATAAGGGCATGTATGATGCGCTGAATAAAGGCATCAAAGCAGCAACTGGCGATGTAGTAGGAATACTTCATGCAGATGACGAATTTGCTTCCAGTTTTATTATTGAAAAAATTGTTCAGCATCTGCAGGGCAATACTGCAACTGATGCTGTTTATGGTGATGTTGGTTTTATCAAAGAAGAACAACCGGATAAAATTGTACGGTATTATTCATCGGCCATTTTTAAAACCAGTTTATTTAAATGGGGATTCATACCGGCACATCCAACATTTTTCTGTTACAGGAAATTCTTTGATCTCTATGGTTTCTACCGTACCGACTTGGATATTGCTGCTGACTTTGATTTGCTCGTGAGGTACCTGCATCAGCATCAGCTACGAACTGTATATATTCCTGAAATGCTGGTAAAGATGAATATGGGTGGAAAAAGCACAAGCGGCATCAGCAGTACCTTGAAGATCAACAAAGAGATCAAACAAATTTTGAGTGAACAACAATTACCATCCAGTTATCTGCGTTTGTACGCAAGATATTTTATTAAAGTGCTGGAGTATGGGAGGAGGAAATGA
- a CDS encoding GDP-L-fucose synthase, which yields MEKNAKIYVAGHRGMVGSAIVRKLQSEGYENLLLRTSSELDLRNQQVTETFFKEHKPDYVFLAAAKVGGIIANNTYRGEFLYENLMIQNNVIDSAYRNSVTKLLFLRSSCIYPKFAQQPIKEEYLLTGTLEATNEPYAIAKIAGLKMCEAYRSQYGCNFISVMPTNMYGPNDNYDLQNSHVLPALLRKMIVAERTNQPVVEIWGTGTPRREFLHVDDLADACYFIMQQYDGADWLNIGVGEDVSIKELAELVKEIAGYKGELKFNTDKPDGTPRKLLDVSRLHALGWKAKIQLKEGIQKVYQEVKSLPF from the coding sequence ATGGAGAAGAATGCAAAAATATATGTAGCAGGGCATCGTGGAATGGTGGGCTCGGCCATTGTAAGAAAGTTACAGAGTGAAGGATATGAAAATCTCCTCCTCCGTACATCTTCTGAACTTGATTTACGAAATCAACAGGTAACAGAAACTTTCTTTAAAGAGCATAAACCTGATTATGTTTTTTTAGCTGCAGCTAAAGTGGGAGGTATTATTGCCAACAATACATACCGTGGTGAGTTTTTATATGAGAACCTGATGATTCAGAATAATGTGATTGATTCTGCCTACAGAAACAGTGTTACAAAATTATTGTTCCTCAGGTCTTCCTGTATTTATCCAAAGTTTGCACAGCAGCCCATCAAAGAAGAATATTTGCTGACGGGTACATTGGAAGCAACCAATGAGCCCTATGCTATTGCAAAAATTGCAGGGCTAAAAATGTGTGAAGCCTACCGCAGCCAGTACGGTTGTAATTTTATTTCGGTGATGCCAACAAACATGTATGGCCCCAATGATAATTATGATCTGCAGAATTCGCATGTGTTGCCAGCTTTGTTACGCAAAATGATTGTAGCAGAAAGAACCAATCAACCGGTGGTTGAAATATGGGGAACAGGTACGCCACGCCGTGAGTTTCTGCATGTAGATGACCTGGCAGATGCCTGTTATTTTATTATGCAGCAATACGATGGGGCCGACTGGCTCAACATTGGAGTTGGTGAAGATGTTTCCATTAAAGAGCTGGCTGAATTAGTAAAGGAAATAGCCGGATATAAAGGCGAATTGAAATTTAACACAGATAAGCCAGACGGCACCCCAAGAAAATTATTAGATGTATCAAGATTACATGCACTTGGCTGGAAAGCTAAGATTCAATTAAAAGAAGGCATACAAAAAGTTTACCAGGAAGTGAAGTCACTTCCTTTCTGA
- a CDS encoding glycosyltransferase, producing the protein MSKPRLFIFLNRLAVGGPAINTLSVAAELSRDFEILLVAGEPMRDEQSAEFLLEQYKGFTVKQIKSLRRTILPIQDIKSYYHIKKIIREFKPDIIHTHGAKPGVVGRLAGWRMNVPVIIHTFHGHVFHSYFSSFVSQRIVWIERMLAKISTAVIAINQTLNNELVNKYKIAAAEKVKLIRLGVETEKFTDADGAKRQSFRQEFSLSEDALVIGIIGRLVPVKQHSLFIEIAEQLIQSTNQPLRFFIVGNGPEKNKIEQLIVQKKLIYTDTSEGFNGTAQFIFTSWRQDMDVVYAGLDIVMLTSLNEGTPVSIMEAMSSAKPVVSTNAGGVAELIDSGKTGFVGTTRKQLSEQVGMLIEDRLKRNEIGSNASQFATQQLSKAYEVEQLKKLYLELIHKAGK; encoded by the coding sequence TTGAGCAAACCCCGTCTATTCATTTTTCTTAACCGGCTTGCAGTTGGTGGCCCTGCTATCAATACATTAAGTGTTGCTGCAGAATTAAGCCGTGATTTTGAAATTCTGCTGGTTGCCGGTGAACCCATGCGTGATGAACAGTCTGCTGAATTTTTATTAGAGCAATACAAGGGGTTTACTGTAAAACAGATCAAATCGCTCAGAAGAACAATTCTGCCAATTCAGGACATCAAATCTTATTACCATATCAAAAAAATCATCCGGGAATTCAAGCCTGATATTATTCATACACATGGGGCAAAGCCGGGTGTAGTTGGCCGCCTGGCCGGATGGCGGATGAACGTGCCGGTGATCATTCATACATTTCATGGTCATGTTTTTCATTCTTATTTCAGTTCATTTGTTTCCCAGCGAATTGTATGGATTGAACGGATGCTGGCAAAAATCTCCACTGCTGTTATTGCCATTAACCAAACACTGAATAATGAACTGGTCAATAAATATAAAATAGCTGCAGCCGAAAAAGTAAAGCTGATCAGGCTCGGAGTTGAAACAGAAAAGTTTACTGATGCTGATGGAGCGAAAAGACAATCATTCCGCCAGGAATTTTCTTTAAGTGAAGATGCACTTGTTATTGGAATTATTGGCCGTTTGGTTCCTGTTAAACAGCATTCGCTGTTTATTGAAATTGCTGAACAATTAATTCAATCAACCAATCAACCATTACGATTTTTCATTGTTGGTAATGGTCCTGAAAAAAACAAGATTGAACAATTGATTGTACAAAAAAAATTAATCTACACTGATACCAGTGAAGGATTTAACGGTACAGCTCAATTTATTTTTACTTCCTGGCGGCAGGATATGGATGTTGTTTATGCAGGACTGGATATTGTGATGCTTACCTCATTAAATGAAGGCACACCGGTTTCAATTATGGAAGCCATGTCTTCAGCAAAGCCCGTTGTATCAACAAATGCAGGAGGTGTGGCGGAATTGATTGACTCCGGCAAAACCGGTTTTGTGGGTACAACAAGAAAGCAATTAAGTGAGCAGGTAGGAATGTTAATTGAGGATAGATTGAAAAGAAATGAAATTGGCAGCAATGCATCGCAGTTTGCAACTCAACAGTTATCGAAAGCATACGAAGTGGAGCAACTGAAGAAGCTCTACTTAGAGCTGATCCATAAAGCCGGTAAATAG
- a CDS encoding histidinol phosphatase: protein MFGLFKKKNNASGSVVIDYSGLKVDMHSHLLPGIDDGSPDAETSVAYIKAMMKLGYQKFIVTPHIYADLYPNTKETILAAHKELKTKLSEENIDVEIVAAAEYFMDDVFAERLSKNEPLLTLHKNWVLVEISFMSPPPDLNNIIFELIAKGYQPVLAHPERYNYYHSNKEIYHRFKDQGCLLQINMLSLSGYYGKAVQDAAHFITKEKIADLIGTDLHHQRHLEGLHQPALFADVQQVLQTNSILNSTLSFF from the coding sequence ATGTTTGGATTATTCAAAAAAAAGAACAACGCTTCAGGCTCTGTTGTTATTGATTACAGTGGCTTGAAAGTGGATATGCATTCGCACCTGTTGCCGGGTATTGATGATGGTTCACCTGATGCAGAAACATCCGTTGCTTATATAAAAGCAATGATGAAGCTGGGGTATCAGAAATTCATTGTTACTCCGCATATCTATGCTGATCTGTATCCAAACACTAAAGAAACCATTCTTGCAGCACATAAAGAATTAAAAACGAAACTCAGCGAAGAAAATATTGATGTTGAAATTGTTGCAGCTGCAGAATATTTTATGGACGATGTATTTGCTGAGCGTTTAAGTAAGAATGAACCATTGCTTACACTGCATAAGAACTGGGTATTGGTTGAGATTTCATTTATGAGTCCGCCACCTGATTTGAATAATATTATTTTTGAACTGATTGCAAAAGGCTATCAGCCTGTACTTGCACATCCGGAGCGTTATAATTATTATCACAGTAATAAAGAAATCTATCACCGGTTTAAAGACCAGGGATGCCTGTTGCAGATCAACATGCTTTCCTTAAGCGGTTATTACGGAAAGGCTGTTCAGGATGCAGCCCATTTTATTACCAAAGAAAAAATAGCTGATCTTATCGGAACCGATCTTCATCATCAGCGTCACCTTGAAGGATTGCATCAACCCGCACTTTTTGCAGATGTACAACAGGTACTGCAAACCAATTCCATTCTTAATTCCACTCTTTCGTTTTTTTGA
- a CDS encoding sterol desaturase family protein has translation MSLLLYILLAFVVFFLMEGVTWLTHKFVMHGFLWYLHEDHHQPKGHVFEKNDAFFLIFAIPSWLCIMLGLMNQVYWVVSIGAGIAMYGLAYFIVHEIIIHQRFKLFSRWNSTYVRTIRWAHKMHHKHLNKEDGESFGMLYVHKKYWEKVKKEKQLNPHIK, from the coding sequence ATGAGTTTGCTTCTTTATATCTTACTGGCCTTCGTTGTTTTTTTTCTGATGGAAGGAGTTACCTGGCTCACACATAAATTCGTGATGCATGGGTTTCTCTGGTACCTGCATGAAGATCATCATCAGCCGAAAGGTCATGTATTTGAAAAGAACGATGCCTTCTTTCTCATCTTCGCTATACCCAGCTGGTTATGCATTATGCTTGGTTTAATGAACCAGGTTTACTGGGTGGTGAGTATTGGGGCTGGTATTGCCATGTATGGCCTTGCTTATTTTATTGTACATGAAATTATCATTCATCAACGTTTTAAATTATTCAGCCGCTGGAACAGCACCTATGTACGTACCATCCGCTGGGCACATAAAATGCATCACAAACACCTGAACAAAGAAGATGGTGAGAGTTTCGGGATGCTGTATGTTCATAAAAAATATTGGGAAAAAGTGAAGAAGGAGAAGCAACTCAATCCCCATATCAAATAA
- a CDS encoding RNA polymerase sigma factor, which produces MSAVEFDQMLVKNTDFLKPFAFTLTRDNETAKDLLQETMFRALANREKYNVGTNVKAWLYTIMRNIFINNYRRRVKQNTIFDSTPNDFFLNYQQATVSNSAETSLQMKEIQAAIHQLPEIFKSPFMLYFEGFKYHEIAHILNEPIGTIKSRIHFARKLLKEQISRY; this is translated from the coding sequence ATGTCGGCAGTTGAATTCGATCAGATGCTGGTCAAGAACACTGACTTTTTAAAGCCATTTGCCTTTACACTCACAAGGGATAACGAAACTGCAAAAGACCTTTTGCAGGAAACAATGTTCCGTGCATTGGCCAACCGTGAGAAATATAATGTTGGTACCAATGTGAAAGCATGGCTGTACACCATCATGCGGAATATTTTTATTAATAATTACCGCCGCCGTGTAAAGCAAAACACCATTTTTGATTCAACACCCAATGATTTCTTTCTTAATTATCAACAGGCAACTGTTTCTAATTCGGCCGAAACAAGTTTGCAGATGAAAGAAATTCAGGCAGCAATTCATCAGTTGCCGGAAATATTCAAGAGCCCCTTTATGTTATATTTTGAAGGATTCAAGTATCATGAAATTGCTCATATTCTCAACGAGCCTATAGGTACTATCAAGAGCCGTATTCATTTTGCCCGTAAATTGTTGAAAGAACAAATCAGCAGATATTAA
- a CDS encoding outer membrane beta-barrel protein — MKKALFLALLFPVSLFAQNWHASFRLGLANYQGDLQQKSFTFKQSKFVGAFGIRYDLSEHLIARTHASFSKLRADDQKNKNASFKSRNFNFETKLFEWELGAQYNIFSLNDKWWTPYVFAGGALFRIKPTAIDPLGNRVFLQPLSTEGQGFAPGRKKYKSTQFAIPLGIGAEYALNEDMRVGIELGYRKTFTDYIDDVSKTYAHPALLLANRGPESVAMAYRRGGPYPAVGSPRGNSKNKDAYYFVELTFTWRPFVGWYERTSGIASFKKSKKVGCPGTRERG; from the coding sequence ATGAAAAAAGCACTCTTCCTTGCTCTTCTTTTCCCTGTATCATTGTTCGCTCAGAACTGGCATGCATCTTTCCGTTTGGGATTAGCGAACTACCAGGGCGATCTGCAGCAAAAATCATTCACCTTCAAACAGTCAAAATTCGTGGGTGCCTTCGGCATCCGTTATGATTTGTCTGAACACCTGATTGCCCGCACACATGCAAGCTTCAGTAAGTTAAGAGCTGATGATCAAAAAAATAAGAACGCATCTTTTAAAAGCCGCAATTTTAATTTCGAAACAAAACTGTTTGAATGGGAACTGGGTGCTCAATACAATATTTTCAGCCTGAATGATAAATGGTGGACTCCCTATGTATTTGCAGGAGGTGCATTGTTCCGTATTAAACCAACAGCAATTGATCCTTTAGGCAACAGGGTATTTCTGCAGCCACTGAGTACAGAAGGACAGGGATTTGCACCCGGAAGAAAAAAATATAAGTCAACACAGTTTGCCATTCCTCTTGGCATTGGTGCTGAGTATGCTTTAAATGAAGATATGCGTGTAGGAATTGAACTTGGTTACCGTAAAACATTTACCGATTATATTGATGATGTAAGTAAAACTTACGCTCACCCGGCTTTGCTGCTGGCAAACCGTGGTCCCGAATCCGTGGCCATGGCTTACAGAAGAGGCGGCCCCTATCCTGCAGTTGGATCACCACGAGGTAATTCAAAAAATAAAGACGCCTATTATTTTGTGGAACTCACTTTTACATGGAGGCCGTTTGTAGGTTGGTATGAACGTACTTCAGGTATTGCCTCATTTAAGAAAAGTAAAAAAGTGGGATGCCCCGGCACAAGAGAAAGAGGTTAA
- a CDS encoding phytoene/squalene synthase family protein gives MMELFHEVSQACSRNTTERYSTSFSSAIRLLHHDLRQPVYNIYGLVRFADEIVDTFHDHDKATLITEFRKETFEAIDRGISLNPILHSFQLTVNQYKIDHALIHAFFNSMEMDLHNKEYNSDGYNEYIYGSAEVVGLMCLYVFTNADVKKYEELKPAARALGAAFQKVNFLRDLKADYNQLERTYFPGLDFRNFTAHQKQQIEEDIQKDFDNAFAGIIHLPVKSRFGVYVAYKYYLSLFRKIKRVQPAKIMHERIRIPDHHKMMILLRAGIRSQLNIM, from the coding sequence ATGATGGAACTGTTTCATGAAGTAAGCCAGGCCTGCAGCCGCAACACAACAGAGCGGTACAGCACCTCTTTTTCATCGGCCATTCGTTTGCTGCACCATGATTTGCGGCAACCGGTCTATAATATTTATGGATTGGTGCGGTTTGCCGATGAAATTGTTGATACGTTTCATGATCATGATAAGGCAACCCTGATTACTGAATTCAGAAAAGAAACCTTTGAAGCTATTGACAGAGGCATCAGTTTGAATCCTATCCTGCACAGTTTCCAGTTAACAGTCAATCAATATAAAATTGATCATGCATTGATTCATGCTTTCTTTAACAGTATGGAAATGGATCTGCATAATAAAGAATACAACAGCGATGGGTATAATGAATATATCTATGGAAGTGCTGAAGTGGTTGGGCTAATGTGTTTATATGTATTCACAAATGCTGACGTTAAAAAGTATGAAGAATTAAAACCTGCAGCCCGTGCACTGGGAGCAGCTTTTCAGAAAGTGAATTTTCTGCGGGATCTGAAAGCAGATTATAACCAGCTTGAACGTACCTATTTCCCCGGACTTGATTTTCGAAATTTTACTGCACATCAGAAACAGCAAATTGAAGAAGATATTCAGAAAGATTTTGACAATGCTTTTGCCGGAATTATTCACCTCCCTGTAAAATCCAGGTTTGGCGTATATGTTGCCTATAAATATTATCTCTCTTTGTTTCGCAAAATAAAGCGGGTGCAACCGGCTAAAATTATGCATGAACGTATCCGTATTCCTGACCATCATAAAATGATGATCCTGCTCAGAGCAGGAATTCGCAGTCAACTTAATATCATGTAA
- a CDS encoding carotenoid biosynthesis protein — protein MIPASSFSPQKKATAIAVLFHVIGLTGILFFDRQLFVSLTPFNLLLSAGLLIYTQAEKNKAFFLFVLVCVVVGFTVEYIGVNHQLLFGEYEYLNAMGEQWQRVPLVIGVNWFIMMYCCGVSIQLLLNRMWNKLKGTDQPARKNVGFIAVILDAALLATFFDWVMEPVAVKLGWWKWLGDGSIPLLNYISWFGISALLLLLFRLLSFDKQNQFAVNLLLIQFMFFLILRTVL, from the coding sequence TTGATACCCGCTTCCTCATTCAGCCCGCAGAAAAAAGCTACTGCCATTGCAGTTTTGTTTCATGTAATTGGGCTTACGGGTATTTTGTTTTTTGACCGGCAGTTGTTTGTTTCACTAACACCGTTTAATCTTTTATTGTCGGCAGGCTTGCTTATTTATACGCAGGCAGAAAAAAATAAAGCATTCTTTTTATTTGTACTGGTTTGTGTTGTGGTTGGATTTACTGTTGAATATATTGGAGTGAATCATCAGCTATTGTTTGGTGAATATGAATACCTCAATGCTATGGGTGAACAGTGGCAGCGTGTTCCACTTGTAATAGGTGTTAACTGGTTCATTATGATGTACTGCTGTGGAGTAAGCATTCAACTATTGCTAAACCGGATGTGGAATAAATTGAAAGGTACCGATCAGCCCGCAAGAAAAAATGTGGGATTTATTGCCGTGATTCTGGATGCTGCATTACTGGCCACTTTTTTTGACTGGGTGATGGAGCCGGTCGCAGTAAAACTCGGTTGGTGGAAATGGCTGGGCGATGGTTCCATTCCATTACTCAATTATATAAGCTGGTTTGGCATCAGTGCCTTGTTGCTCCTTTTGTTCCGGTTATTATCCTTCGATAAACAGAACCAATTCGCTGTAAATTTGTTATTGATTCAGTTCATGTTTTTTTTAATTCTACGCACCGTATTATGA
- the idi gene encoding isopentenyl-diphosphate Delta-isomerase — MQEVILVNELDEVVGSMEKMEAHEKALLHRAFSVFLFDHKGNMLLQQRAASKYHSPSLWTNACCSHPMPGEGTKQAALRRLQEELGFTATIKKAFHFTYKAEFDNGLTEHEFDHVFVGECEGEMELNKEEVSDTCYKSMAEIKHEIENNSHLYTEWFKIAFPLLEEWLQHQNEKHAEA; from the coding sequence ATGCAGGAAGTGATCCTTGTAAATGAGCTGGATGAAGTTGTTGGCTCCATGGAAAAAATGGAAGCACATGAAAAAGCATTGTTGCACCGTGCCTTCAGTGTATTCCTGTTTGATCATAAGGGAAACATGTTACTGCAACAGAGAGCTGCTTCAAAATATCACAGCCCTTCTTTATGGACCAATGCATGCTGCAGTCACCCCATGCCGGGCGAAGGAACAAAGCAGGCAGCTTTAAGACGTTTGCAGGAAGAACTTGGTTTTACTGCAACTATTAAAAAGGCATTTCATTTTACATACAAAGCTGAGTTTGATAATGGATTAACAGAACATGAATTTGATCATGTATTTGTTGGTGAGTGTGAAGGTGAAATGGAATTGAATAAAGAAGAAGTAAGTGATACCTGTTATAAATCAATGGCAGAAATAAAACATGAAATAGAAAACAACTCTCATCTTTATACCGAATGGTTTAAAATAGCATTCCCCCTGCTGGAAGAATGGCTGCAACATCAAAATGAAAAACATGCGGAAGCGTAA